In Hippoglossus stenolepis isolate QCI-W04-F060 chromosome 20, HSTE1.2, whole genome shotgun sequence, the following are encoded in one genomic region:
- the elovl4b gene encoding elongation of very long chain fatty acids protein 4b, with translation MEVVTHFVNDTVEFYKWSLTIADKRVEKWPMMSSPLPTLAISCLYLLFLWAGPRYMQDRQPFTLRRTLIVYNFSMVVLNFYIAKELLIATRAAGYSYLCQPVNYSNDFNEVRIASALWWYYLSKGVEFLDTAFFILRKKFNQVSFLHVYHHCTMFILWWIGIKWVPGGQAFFGATINSGIHVIMYGYYGLAALGPQMQKYLWWKKYLTIIQMIQFHVTIGHAGHSLYTGCPFPCWMQWALIGYAVTFIILFANFYYHAYRGKPSFSQKGGKPVANGTSTVTNGHSKVEEVEDNGKRQKKGRAKRE, from the exons ATGGAGGTTGTAACACATTTTGTGAATGACACTGTAGAATTTTACAAATGGAGCCTTACTATAGCAG ACAAGCGGGTGGAGAAATGGCCGATGATGTCATCTCCCTTACCCACACTGGCCATCAGCTGCCTGTACCTGCTCTTCCTGTGGGCGGGGCCTAGATACATGCAGGACCGCCAGCCCTTCACGCTGCGGAGGACTCTCATAGTCTACAACTTCAGTATGGTCGTGCTCAATTTCTACATCGCCAAAGAG ctcCTAATAGCCACCAGAGCAGCAGGATACAGCTACCTCTGTCAGCCGGTCAACTACTCAAATGATTTCAATGAAGTCAGG ATAGCATCTGCTCTGTGGTGGTACTACCTCTCCAAAGGAGTGGAATTCTTGGATACAgcctttttcatcctgaggaaGAAGTTCAACCAGGTCAGCTTCCTCCACGTCTACCATCACTGCACCATGTTCATCCTGTGGTGGATTGGCATCAAGTGGGTGCCCGGTGGACAAG CATTTTTTGGGGCGACCATCAACTCTGGAATCCATGTCATCATGTACGGTTACTATGGCCTGGCAGCGCTGGGACCTCAGATGCAGAAGTACCTCTGGTGGAAGAAGTACCTCACCATTATTCAGATG ATCCAGTTCCACGTGACCATCGGCCACGCCGGCCACTCCCTCTACACCGGCTGCCCGTTCCCCTGCTGGATGCAGTGGGCTCTGATCGGCTACGCTGtcaccttcatcatcctcttcgCTAACTTCTACTACCACGCGTACCGGGGAAAACCCTCCTTCTCGCAGAAGGGAGGCAAGCCCGTAGCAAACGGCACCTCGACGGTAACTAACGGTCACAGtaaagtggaggaggtggaggataacgggaaaaggcagaaaaaaggaAGAGCGAAAAGGGAGTGA